In Providencia rettgeri, the following proteins share a genomic window:
- a CDS encoding TPM domain-containing protein, which yields MIRNILFLFSLLLLSVIASASVNNIPPLKMDRVIDRANLLTAQQFKTLNNLLINFENNRNDGSQFVVYIVPTTGSENIEIFANRVFNQWGIGKKGLDNGLLLVVAISDRSVRFEVGYGYEETFTDVLAGRIIRKNMLPYFRAENYYKGIEQGIINAIHVANDRPISSTNSLIDLIPLKILQTHFILIYMVILGLIYCFQLVFSTKKLKRKINHVIAQSGKKKKDSEKRGYKLGANQLKRLKNYLNYSFYFPTSFSLYFPVVFCSVVVIFYTQIIFNGIVNPFILLLMVVLSLFFNLISLTVLFIGINILFPIYRQQRKEWKAICEFSRLGSPFYQPSYSVNTSHKHASNFTSSHDFSSSSTSSSSSSSSSSSSSSSSSSSSGGGGGSSGGGGASGHW from the coding sequence ATGATACGCAATATTTTATTTTTATTCTCTTTACTATTATTGAGTGTCATTGCGAGCGCATCAGTGAATAATATACCTCCATTGAAAATGGATCGGGTCATTGATCGTGCAAATTTATTGACGGCGCAGCAATTTAAAACGCTAAACAATTTATTGATTAATTTTGAAAATAATCGAAATGATGGTTCACAATTTGTTGTTTATATCGTTCCGACTACTGGGAGTGAAAATATCGAAATTTTCGCAAATCGTGTTTTTAATCAATGGGGGATAGGTAAAAAGGGGCTTGATAATGGATTATTGCTTGTTGTGGCAATAAGTGACCGCAGTGTTCGCTTTGAAGTCGGGTACGGCTATGAGGAGACATTTACCGATGTTCTTGCTGGGCGAATTATTCGAAAAAATATGTTGCCGTATTTTAGAGCAGAAAACTATTATAAGGGTATTGAGCAAGGGATTATAAATGCCATTCATGTAGCTAATGATAGACCAATAAGCTCAACGAATTCTCTGATAGATCTTATTCCCCTTAAAATATTACAAACACATTTTATTTTAATTTATATGGTAATATTAGGGCTAATTTATTGTTTTCAGCTTGTATTTTCAACGAAAAAACTGAAAAGAAAAATTAATCACGTGATAGCACAGTCAGGTAAAAAAAAGAAAGATTCAGAAAAGCGGGGATATAAGTTAGGTGCAAATCAGCTAAAACGGTTAAAAAATTATCTGAATTACTCATTCTATTTTCCAACATCATTTTCGCTGTATTTCCCTGTAGTGTTTTGTTCAGTCGTTGTCATTTTTTATACACAAATAATTTTTAATGGTATTGTTAACCCTTTTATCTTGTTACTGATGGTGGTGTTATCATTATTCTTTAACCTTATTTCATTAACCGTGCTGTTTATTGGCATTAATATCTTATTTCCGATTTATCGACAGCAGAGAAAAGAATGGAAAGCGATTTGTGAGTTCAGTCGATTGGGTTCGCCTTTTTATCAACCTTCATATTCAGTAAACACATCCCATAAACACGCTTCTAATTTTACTTCCAGTCACGATTTCAGTTCATCGAGTACATCGAGCTCATCAAGTTCATCAAGCTCATCAAGTTCATCAAGTTCATCAAGTTCATCAAGCGGTGGGGGAGGCGGCTCTAGCGGGGGTGGCGGTGCTTCTGGCCATTGGTAA
- a CDS encoding LemA family protein yields MRKLAIGLVLVIVVIFTLLVNSYNTIQKNDELVSAAASELLNQYQRRFDLIPNLVNTVKGYSSHESNVLQEIVKARASVGKINADSRVFDDPEISASYQKAQDNLGQSLSRLLVISENYPELKANSLYQDLMVQLEGAENRISVARGRYIEAVRNYNTQIRLFPYNFIAKFMGYDKKINFNVENVHEIKKTPMVDFSS; encoded by the coding sequence ATGCGCAAGTTAGCGATCGGTTTGGTATTAGTGATAGTTGTAATTTTTACTCTGTTAGTTAATTCCTACAATACAATCCAAAAAAATGATGAGTTAGTCTCTGCGGCAGCGTCAGAATTATTAAACCAATATCAGCGTCGATTTGATTTGATCCCTAATCTGGTCAATACAGTTAAGGGATATTCAAGTCATGAAAGCAATGTGTTACAAGAAATTGTAAAGGCGAGAGCGTCTGTCGGAAAAATTAATGCGGATAGTCGCGTGTTTGATGATCCTGAAATTTCTGCGAGCTATCAAAAAGCTCAAGATAATTTAGGGCAATCTCTATCACGTCTGTTAGTCATTTCAGAAAATTACCCTGAATTGAAAGCAAACTCACTCTATCAAGACCTGATGGTACAGTTGGAGGGGGCTGAAAATCGTATTTCAGTTGCAAGAGGGCGATATATCGAAGCAGTACGAAATTATAATACTCAAATCAGGCTGTTCCCTTATAACTTCATTGCGAAATTTATGGGGTACGATAAAAAAATTAATTTTAACGTTGAGAATGTGCATGAAATCAAAAAAACACCAATGGTGGATTTTAGCTCATGA
- a CDS encoding citrate synthase, producing the protein MADNKAKLTTGSKGDIDLDILSPTIGQDVIDVRTLGSKGFFTYDPGFTSTASCESKITYIDGDQGILLHRGFPIDQLATEASYLEVCYILLYGEAPTQEQYDVFKNTVTRHTMIHEQITRMLNGFRRDSHPMAVLCGVTGALAAFYHDALDVNNPRHREITAYRLLSKMPTVAAMCYKYSIGQPFVYPRNDLSYAGNFLHMMFSTPCEEYTVNPVLERAMDRILILHADHEQNASTSTVRTAGSSGANPFACIAAGIASLWGPAHGGANEACLRMLEEIQTVEHIPAFIERAKDKNDSFRLMGFGHRVYKNHDPRATVMRETCHEVLNELGLNDSLLEVAMELERIALNDPYFIEKKLYPNVDFYSGIILKAMGIPSSMFTVIFAIARTIGWIAHWNEMHDDGLKIARPRQLYTGYDKREFNSELAKK; encoded by the coding sequence ATGGCTGATAACAAAGCTAAGCTAACGACTGGTAGTAAGGGTGATATTGACCTAGATATTTTAAGCCCAACGATTGGTCAAGACGTTATCGATGTCCGAACTTTAGGTTCTAAAGGGTTTTTTACCTACGACCCTGGTTTTACTTCTACTGCATCCTGTGAATCAAAAATCACCTATATCGATGGTGATCAAGGCATCCTGTTGCACCGTGGTTTCCCTATCGATCAACTCGCCACTGAAGCCTCTTATCTCGAAGTTTGTTATATCCTGCTATACGGTGAAGCACCAACTCAAGAACAATATGACGTATTTAAAAATACGGTGACTCGCCATACCATGATCCATGAGCAAATTACTCGCATGCTTAATGGTTTCCGCCGTGACTCACACCCAATGGCTGTATTATGTGGTGTTACTGGCGCACTAGCAGCCTTCTATCACGATGCATTGGATGTTAATAACCCTCGCCATCGTGAAATTACGGCTTATCGTCTGCTGTCGAAAATGCCAACAGTCGCAGCGATGTGTTACAAATATTCAATTGGCCAACCTTTTGTTTATCCACGTAATGACCTGTCATACGCGGGTAATTTCTTGCATATGATGTTCTCGACACCATGTGAAGAATACACAGTTAATCCTGTTTTAGAGCGCGCAATGGATCGTATTTTGATTCTGCACGCTGACCACGAGCAAAACGCCTCAACATCGACAGTTCGTACTGCAGGTTCATCCGGTGCAAACCCATTTGCTTGTATCGCGGCAGGTATTGCTTCACTGTGGGGGCCTGCTCACGGTGGGGCTAACGAAGCTTGCTTACGTATGTTGGAAGAGATCCAAACCGTTGAGCACATCCCAGCATTTATCGAGCGCGCTAAAGACAAAAATGACTCTTTCCGCTTAATGGGCTTCGGTCACCGTGTTTATAAGAACCACGACCCACGTGCAACCGTAATGCGTGAAACTTGCCATGAAGTTCTGAACGAACTGGGCTTGAATGACAGCCTGCTGGAAGTTGCAATGGAGCTAGAACGCATCGCATTGAACGACCCGTATTTCATTGAGAAAAAACTGTACCCGAACGTTGACTTCTACTCAGGTATCATCTTGAAAGCAATGGGTATTCCATCTTCAATGTTCACAGTTATCTTCGCCATCGCACGTACCATTGGCTGGATTGCACATTGGAATGAAATGCACGATGACGGCCTGAAAATTGCCCGCCCTCGCCAGCTATATACCGGCTATGACAAACGTGAATTCAACTCTGAATTAGCAAAAAAATAA
- a CDS encoding multidrug effflux MFS transporter: MKHPLSLWLAVALMMFPQIVETIYSPALTDIASAFSVNAEQASQTLSLYFFAFALGVVFWGRMCDTLGRRPTILAGLLIYGIASIGALFVTHFYLLLLMRMLSAFGAAVGSIGTQTAMRDSYQGHELAKVFSIMGVALAISPALGMLSGAGLVSFGSYRTVFIGLAILAVVLFLWSACRLPETKPENVTQVSFTETFLRMIADKEIARNVILIAFFNINLFSYYQLAPFSFEQLMLTQQQFGLTGILLALGVGLGSIANRYLLAKKHTSEQLVKLSSAISLVSGCLVFVLMDSIWFVLPVIGVVIGYGIAIPNILAHALNRYGDRKGTAGAILGLFYYIGLAIGLMVAGWSQHLGLVLTVSGLVLVFASLRWSSQVH, from the coding sequence ATGAAACATCCTCTTTCATTATGGCTTGCTGTTGCCTTAATGATGTTTCCTCAAATTGTGGAAACCATATACAGCCCCGCTCTCACTGATATTGCCAGCGCTTTCTCAGTAAATGCGGAACAAGCTTCACAAACACTGTCGCTTTATTTCTTTGCTTTTGCATTGGGCGTGGTGTTTTGGGGACGTATGTGTGACACCTTAGGGCGTCGCCCGACTATTTTGGCGGGTTTATTGATTTACGGCATTGCGTCTATTGGTGCGTTATTTGTCACACATTTTTATTTATTATTATTAATGAGAATGTTGTCAGCATTTGGCGCTGCCGTCGGTTCAATCGGAACACAAACCGCTATGCGTGATAGCTACCAAGGCCATGAATTAGCGAAAGTTTTTTCTATCATGGGTGTTGCTTTGGCAATCAGTCCCGCCTTGGGAATGTTATCGGGTGCTGGACTCGTCAGCTTTGGCAGTTATCGAACTGTTTTTATCGGCTTAGCTATTTTAGCTGTGGTGCTTTTTCTCTGGTCAGCCTGTCGTTTACCTGAGACTAAGCCTGAAAACGTGACCCAAGTCTCATTTACTGAGACATTTTTACGCATGATCGCTGATAAAGAAATTGCTAGAAATGTGATCTTGATTGCATTTTTCAACATTAATTTATTTAGCTATTATCAGCTGGCTCCATTCAGTTTTGAACAATTAATGCTCACTCAACAACAGTTTGGATTAACCGGGATATTATTAGCGCTTGGGGTTGGTTTAGGTTCGATAGCAAATCGCTATTTATTGGCTAAAAAACACACATCTGAGCAGCTTGTAAAACTGTCTAGCGCGATTTCCTTAGTGAGTGGCTGTTTGGTTTTTGTGCTAATGGATTCAATTTGGTTCGTTTTACCCGTTATCGGAGTCGTTATTGGTTACGGAATTGCGATCCCGAACATACTTGCCCATGCATTAAACCGTTATGGTGACAGAAAAGGCACCGCTGGCGCAATTTTAGGTTTATTTTACTACATCGGACTCGCCATCGGTCTAATGGTCGCTGGCTGGAGCCAACACTTAGGCTTAGTACTCACTGTTTCGGGTTTGGTATTGGTTTTTGCATCACTAAGATGGAGTAGCCAAGTACACTAA
- a CDS encoding AraC family transcriptional regulator translates to MAWLNQTDEFQTHWYSAPVLGIAAKMGQHDSGFHKHEMGQLLFTQQGCIRISLENRLSLLPPGRVAWIPPFVLHRAQMQASVGYRSVYLSEEYAKEIGNDVVILNISPLLREVLERIAIAPFESDWLRGRLANLLPVFIDELQSAALEPTLLPLPQDRRFKGIDIEQLPPNLNQLAQTIGASEKTITRIFLKETGMTFQTWRQQWRFIKAIELLAQEKPYHYITQELGLTSDSAFISFFRKMSGMTPREYQQQ, encoded by the coding sequence ATGGCTTGGTTAAATCAAACAGATGAGTTTCAAACGCATTGGTACAGCGCCCCAGTATTGGGCATTGCAGCAAAAATGGGGCAGCATGACTCTGGTTTTCATAAACATGAAATGGGACAACTTTTGTTTACACAACAAGGGTGTATACGAATTTCACTGGAAAATCGCCTCTCTTTGCTTCCTCCTGGTCGGGTGGCTTGGATCCCACCATTTGTCCTTCATCGGGCACAAATGCAGGCATCCGTGGGGTATCGTTCGGTTTATTTATCAGAAGAATATGCCAAAGAAATTGGAAACGATGTGGTTATTTTGAATATTTCCCCATTGCTAAGGGAAGTGTTAGAACGTATTGCGATTGCGCCGTTTGAGAGTGATTGGCTGCGGGGGCGTTTGGCCAACTTATTACCGGTATTTATCGATGAATTACAAAGTGCAGCTTTAGAGCCAACACTGTTGCCATTACCGCAAGATAGACGCTTTAAAGGGATTGATATCGAGCAATTACCACCGAATTTAAATCAGTTAGCGCAGACTATCGGTGCGAGTGAGAAAACAATCACGCGTATTTTCTTGAAAGAAACAGGCATGACATTTCAAACATGGCGACAACAATGGCGGTTTATTAAAGCGATTGAATTACTCGCACAAGAAAAACCTTATCACTATATTACTCAAGAACTTGGTCTGACAAGTGATAGCGCGTTTATTAGTTTTTTCCGAAAAATGAGCGGGATGACACCAAGGGAATATCAACAGCAGTAA
- a CDS encoding DUF4123 domain-containing protein has product MVKPETCYAIIDAASEPDVFNLLAEHEPPASCLYSEPIQPEIVSLAPYLVEVTEEVQRWLNTRETPWGIYVYTHATMRELRQHLRKYLMVMIPGQEKPVFWRFYDPRNVWDVLGTFDNWRLHVFLGPITKLKTLLWGEETASRFERERRGFPDNAKLGGKLMRFTPIQYDAVNLVFERQFLDQLIYFFIHAKSMSYQSQMDFSLEDWVVSAFERPAPRAQKIQERYGETTWRQNWQLASDLSSFCQQHRIDDKHSYQLIAYMLALYQIYRIEDVPEEWRVSLANETGSGNYRIHSLASRILNMLPDLTKENGQ; this is encoded by the coding sequence ATGGTTAAACCTGAAACGTGCTATGCCATTATCGATGCGGCTTCCGAGCCTGATGTTTTTAATTTGCTTGCAGAACATGAACCGCCGGCGAGTTGCCTATACAGTGAGCCGATTCAACCGGAGATTGTATCATTAGCGCCCTATTTAGTGGAAGTCACCGAAGAGGTGCAACGCTGGTTAAATACGCGAGAGACGCCTTGGGGAATTTATGTTTATACGCACGCAACCATGCGTGAGTTACGTCAGCATCTGCGCAAATACTTGATGGTGATGATACCGGGGCAAGAAAAACCGGTCTTTTGGCGTTTTTATGACCCTCGCAATGTGTGGGATGTGCTTGGAACCTTTGATAATTGGCGTTTGCATGTATTTTTAGGTCCCATTACGAAACTGAAGACATTGTTATGGGGAGAGGAAACCGCTTCCCGCTTTGAGCGTGAGCGCCGCGGATTTCCCGATAATGCAAAGCTTGGGGGCAAGCTGATGCGTTTTACCCCCATTCAATATGATGCAGTAAATCTCGTTTTTGAACGCCAATTTTTAGACCAGTTAATTTACTTTTTTATTCACGCCAAAAGTATGAGTTATCAATCACAAATGGATTTTTCATTAGAGGATTGGGTTGTCAGTGCGTTTGAACGGCCAGCACCGAGAGCACAAAAAATACAAGAGCGTTATGGTGAAACCACTTGGCGGCAAAATTGGCAATTAGCGAGTGATTTGTCGTCATTTTGTCAGCAGCATAGAATTGATGATAAACATTCCTATCAGTTAATTGCTTATATGCTGGCATTATACCAAATTTATCGAATTGAAGATGTTCCTGAAGAATGGCGTGTGTCTTTAGCTAATGAAACGGGCTCCGGAAATTATCGGATACATAGTTTGGCTAGTCGTATCTTAAATATGTTGCCAGACTTAACAAAGGAAAATGGACAATGA
- a CDS encoding PAAR domain-containing protein, giving the protein MPNIILIGDSDTGHGKHGPTQVITGSSTVKVDGKAVARQGDALAPHGGHSRTIVGGSSRVFIDGKPAARTGDTVSCGGVLMGNSTVKIG; this is encoded by the coding sequence ATGCCAAACATTATTCTTATTGGTGATTCTGATACAGGCCATGGAAAACATGGCCCTACTCAAGTAATTACAGGTTCATCAACAGTAAAAGTCGATGGTAAAGCGGTTGCTCGGCAAGGAGATGCGTTAGCGCCTCACGGTGGGCATTCAAGAACTATCGTTGGTGGTTCAAGTCGTGTATTTATTGATGGTAAACCTGCGGCCAGAACAGGTGATACAGTAAGTTGCGGTGGCGTATTAATGGGTAATTCAACGGTAAAAATTGGTTAG